A genomic segment from Lytechinus variegatus isolate NC3 chromosome 10, Lvar_3.0, whole genome shotgun sequence encodes:
- the LOC121422685 gene encoding collagenase 3-like isoform X1 — translation MDTALLLLVLLNLIALTFPAAIPPRIPRFLRERLHITHKEYNYLIRNGYVTPKKYEFTFEPEKDVPVVTDAISRFQEFYKIPVTGELDERTRGVMWEPRCGYPDIGEALHNETLENRAGRGDHHRVRRYDIADGRYKWDTSQITYSLVNFPTRGGIKLSDLRSTVKRAFEVWSDVTPLVFTELHGHQVNQAMIRIAFLKGRHSHDLEHPIFDGPNGDLAHAFSPKSGWGEVNGDIHFDDDDVFTLGNDDRGYNFFQTAAHEIGHALGLDHSNDPDALMWPHYHFMRNFELPDDDIRGIQALYGPNPNPPPRKRKPRKRNQKRTKTNPKVPSVRIDQGIRPKSTLVRQPLKKSYCTSGYSAVTSISGSIYTFKGKFYWRSWRRLLVTPKDGRKINDKWYNLPANIRASYQRRDGKTVFFRGAKYWVYFGSQMEPGYPRPVAELGLPKGVDAALSKTKAKTFFFKGGQVWRFDERRKVVDKGYPKKIEEVFTGLGDKVTAAFHHDDGNSYLLRGKKYYRIAKGKYKVDPGYPRHFTSDFLGCASVTA, via the exons ATGGATACGGCTTTGTTACTTCTCGTTCTTCTCAACCTGATCGCACTCACATTCCCCGCAGCTATTCCGCCCAGGATCCCGCGCTTTCTAAGAGAAAGATTGCACATCACACACAAA GAATATAACTACCTCATACGTAACGGCTATGTGACGCCGAAAAAATACGAGTTCACCTTCGAACCCGAAAAAGATGTACCTGTCGTTACTGATGCGATCTCAAGGTTCCAAGAGTTTTACAAGATACCAGTCACTGGGGAGCTGGATGAGAGGACGAGGGGTGTGATGTGGGAACCAAGGTGCGGTTATCCAGACATCGGAGAAGCGTTACATAACGAGACGCTGGAGAACAGGGCGGGGAGAGGAGACCATCATCGTGTTCGACGGTATGACATCGCAGATGGACGGTATAAATGGGACACAAGTCAAATAACTTACAG CTTAGTAAATTTCCCAACGCGAGGGGGCATCAAACTCTCTGATCTTCGGAGCACGGTAAAACGCGCTTTCGAAGTCTGGAGCGACGTCACACCTCTCGTGTTCACCGAGCTCCACGGTCACCAAGTCAACCAGGCCATGATAAGGATAGCTTTCCTCAAGGGACGTCATTCGCACGACCTCGAGCATCCGATATTTGATGGGCCCAACGGCGACCTTGCCCACGCTTTCTCGCCCAAGAGCGGATGGGGCGAAGTCAACGGCGACATCCATTTCGATGACGACGACGTGTTCACCCTTGGAAACGATGATAGAG gctacaatttcttccagacgGCAGCTCACGAGATAGGCCACGCCCTCGGGTTGGATCACTCGAATGACCCGGATGCACTTATGTGGcctcattatcattttatgagAAACTTCGAGTTACCTGACGATGATATCAGAGGGATCCAAGCTCTGTATg GACCTAATCCCAACCCACCTCCACGTAAACGTAAACCACGAAAACGTAACCAAAAAC GCACGAAGACCAATCCTAAAGTACCTAGTGTAAGAATAGACCAGGGTATAAGACCTAAATCAACGTTAGTACGACAGCCTCTGAAGAAATCTTACTGCACATCAGGGTACAGCGCAGTAACTTCAATAAGTGGCAGTATCTACACGTTCAAG GGTAAATTTTACTGGCGGTCATGGCGCCGATTACTGGTAACCCCGAAAGACGGTCGTAAGATTAATGATAAATGGTACAATCTTCCTGCTAATATCAGAGCATCGTATCAGAGAAGGGACGGGAAGACAGTCTTCTTTAGAG GTGCCAAGTATTGGGTTTACTTCGGTTCACAGATGGAGCCTGGGTACCCCCGACCAGTAGCAGAGCTTGGTCTCCCTAAGGGGGTAGATGCTGCCCTGTCCAAGACCAAGGCCAAGACCTTTTTCTTTAAAGGAGGACAGGTCTGGCGATTTGATGAGAGGAGGAAGGTGGTCGATAAAGGATATCCCAAGAAGATTGAAGAAGTCTTCACTGGTCTTGGGGATAAGGTCACGGCAGCTTTTCACCATGATGACG GAAACTCTTATTTGCTTAGAGGAAAGAAGTACTATCGTATAGCCAAAGGCAAGTACAAAGTTGATCCCGGCTACCCCAGACATTTTACCAGCGATTTTCTAGGATGTGCGTCGGTAACAgcgtaa
- the LOC121422685 gene encoding 72 kDa type IV collagenase-like isoform X2, translated as MDTALLLLVLLNLIALTFPAAIPPRIPRFLRERLHITHKEYNYLIRNGYVTPKKYEFTFEPEKDVPVVTDAISRFQEFYKIPVTGELDERTRGVMWEPRCGYPDIGEALHNETLENRAGRGDHHRVRRYDIADGRYKWDTSQITYSLVNFPTRGGIKLSDLRSTVKRAFEVWSDVTPLVFTELHGHQVNQAMIRIAFLKGRHSHDLEHPIFDGPNGDLAHAFSPKSGWGEVNGDIHFDDDDVFTLGNDDRGYNFFQTAAHEIGHALGLDHSNDPDALMWPHYHFMRNFELPDDDIRGIQALYGTKTNPKVPSVRIDQGIRPKSTLVRQPLKKSYCTSGYSAVTSISGSIYTFKGKFYWRSWRRLLVTPKDGRKINDKWYNLPANIRASYQRRDGKTVFFRGAKYWVYFGSQMEPGYPRPVAELGLPKGVDAALSKTKAKTFFFKGGQVWRFDERRKVVDKGYPKKIEEVFTGLGDKVTAAFHHDDGNSYLLRGKKYYRIAKGKYKVDPGYPRHFTSDFLGCASVTA; from the exons ATGGATACGGCTTTGTTACTTCTCGTTCTTCTCAACCTGATCGCACTCACATTCCCCGCAGCTATTCCGCCCAGGATCCCGCGCTTTCTAAGAGAAAGATTGCACATCACACACAAA GAATATAACTACCTCATACGTAACGGCTATGTGACGCCGAAAAAATACGAGTTCACCTTCGAACCCGAAAAAGATGTACCTGTCGTTACTGATGCGATCTCAAGGTTCCAAGAGTTTTACAAGATACCAGTCACTGGGGAGCTGGATGAGAGGACGAGGGGTGTGATGTGGGAACCAAGGTGCGGTTATCCAGACATCGGAGAAGCGTTACATAACGAGACGCTGGAGAACAGGGCGGGGAGAGGAGACCATCATCGTGTTCGACGGTATGACATCGCAGATGGACGGTATAAATGGGACACAAGTCAAATAACTTACAG CTTAGTAAATTTCCCAACGCGAGGGGGCATCAAACTCTCTGATCTTCGGAGCACGGTAAAACGCGCTTTCGAAGTCTGGAGCGACGTCACACCTCTCGTGTTCACCGAGCTCCACGGTCACCAAGTCAACCAGGCCATGATAAGGATAGCTTTCCTCAAGGGACGTCATTCGCACGACCTCGAGCATCCGATATTTGATGGGCCCAACGGCGACCTTGCCCACGCTTTCTCGCCCAAGAGCGGATGGGGCGAAGTCAACGGCGACATCCATTTCGATGACGACGACGTGTTCACCCTTGGAAACGATGATAGAG gctacaatttcttccagacgGCAGCTCACGAGATAGGCCACGCCCTCGGGTTGGATCACTCGAATGACCCGGATGCACTTATGTGGcctcattatcattttatgagAAACTTCGAGTTACCTGACGATGATATCAGAGGGATCCAAGCTCTGTATg GCACGAAGACCAATCCTAAAGTACCTAGTGTAAGAATAGACCAGGGTATAAGACCTAAATCAACGTTAGTACGACAGCCTCTGAAGAAATCTTACTGCACATCAGGGTACAGCGCAGTAACTTCAATAAGTGGCAGTATCTACACGTTCAAG GGTAAATTTTACTGGCGGTCATGGCGCCGATTACTGGTAACCCCGAAAGACGGTCGTAAGATTAATGATAAATGGTACAATCTTCCTGCTAATATCAGAGCATCGTATCAGAGAAGGGACGGGAAGACAGTCTTCTTTAGAG GTGCCAAGTATTGGGTTTACTTCGGTTCACAGATGGAGCCTGGGTACCCCCGACCAGTAGCAGAGCTTGGTCTCCCTAAGGGGGTAGATGCTGCCCTGTCCAAGACCAAGGCCAAGACCTTTTTCTTTAAAGGAGGACAGGTCTGGCGATTTGATGAGAGGAGGAAGGTGGTCGATAAAGGATATCCCAAGAAGATTGAAGAAGTCTTCACTGGTCTTGGGGATAAGGTCACGGCAGCTTTTCACCATGATGACG GAAACTCTTATTTGCTTAGAGGAAAGAAGTACTATCGTATAGCCAAAGGCAAGTACAAAGTTGATCCCGGCTACCCCAGACATTTTACCAGCGATTTTCTAGGATGTGCGTCGGTAACAgcgtaa